Proteins from a single region of Nakamurella deserti:
- the glgC gene encoding glucose-1-phosphate adenylyltransferase, with translation MAKKPRVLGIVLAGGEGKRLWPLTADRAKPAVPFGGNFRLVDFVLSNLVNAGYLRICVLTQYKSHSLDRHVTMSWRMSQLLGNYITPVPAQQRLGPRWYTGSADAIFQSLNLVYDDDPEYIVVFGADHVYRMEISQMVQQHIDSGAGCTVAALRVPRMEATAFGVIDTEADGQKIASFLEKPADPPSVPDDPDIAYASMGNYVFTTKALIEALKADAADESSIHDMGTNIIPSFVDKGDAYVYDFSKNEVPGTTDRDRGYWRDVGTLDAYHEAHMDLVSVHPIFNLYNSDWPILTQPPSLPPAKFVENGAARESMVGPGTIISGADVFRSVVSDNVRVQGGSRVEGSVIMPGVRIGREARVINAILDKNVVVPDGATVGVDHEYDRANYTVTEGGITVVGKGITIGRH, from the coding sequence ATGGCGAAGAAGCCCCGCGTTCTCGGAATTGTCCTTGCTGGTGGCGAGGGGAAGCGGCTGTGGCCGCTGACGGCGGACCGGGCCAAGCCTGCGGTGCCGTTCGGCGGGAACTTCCGCCTCGTGGACTTCGTGCTGTCCAATCTCGTCAACGCCGGATACCTGCGTATCTGCGTGCTGACGCAGTACAAGTCGCACTCCCTCGACCGCCACGTCACCATGTCCTGGCGGATGAGTCAGCTGCTGGGCAACTACATCACCCCGGTACCGGCGCAGCAGCGGCTCGGCCCGCGCTGGTACACCGGCAGCGCCGACGCGATCTTCCAGTCGCTGAACCTGGTCTACGACGACGACCCCGAGTACATCGTGGTCTTCGGCGCGGATCACGTGTACCGCATGGAGATCTCACAGATGGTGCAGCAGCACATCGACTCCGGTGCCGGCTGCACGGTCGCGGCCCTGCGGGTGCCCCGGATGGAGGCCACCGCGTTCGGCGTCATCGACACCGAGGCCGACGGGCAGAAGATCGCCAGCTTCCTGGAGAAGCCGGCCGACCCGCCGTCGGTGCCGGACGACCCGGACATCGCCTACGCGTCGATGGGCAACTACGTCTTCACCACCAAGGCCCTCATCGAGGCGCTCAAGGCCGACGCGGCCGACGAGTCGAGCATCCACGACATGGGGACGAACATCATCCCGTCGTTCGTGGACAAGGGCGACGCCTACGTCTACGACTTCTCCAAGAACGAGGTCCCCGGCACCACCGACCGTGATCGCGGCTACTGGCGCGACGTCGGCACCCTGGACGCCTACCACGAGGCGCACATGGATCTCGTCTCGGTGCACCCCATCTTCAACCTCTACAACTCCGACTGGCCGATCCTCACCCAGCCGCCGTCGTTGCCGCCGGCGAAGTTCGTCGAGAACGGCGCTGCGCGCGAGTCGATGGTGGGTCCGGGGACGATCATCTCCGGCGCGGACGTCTTCCGGTCGGTGGTGAGCGACAACGTCCGGGTGCAGGGCGGCAGCCGTGTCGAGGGCTCGGTCATCATGCCCGGCGTGCGCATCGGCCGGGAGGCCCGCGTGATCAACGCGATCCTGGACAAGAACGTGGTGGTCCCGGACGGCGCCACGGTCGGTGTGGACCACGAGTACGACCGGGCCAACTACACGGTCACCGAGGGCGGCATCACCGTCGTCGGCAAGGGCATCACCATCGGGCGGCACTGA
- a CDS encoding DNA-3-methyladenine glycosylase I — translation MAGATEMTGSATPAPDVCGGTQRRTEASGPTSTADPVAPSPPGDEGNDGRPRCSWATSTEEYVRYHDEEWGTELHGDDALFERLTLEAFQSGLSWITILRKRDNFRAAFAGFSIAEVAAFTAADEERLMADAGIVRNRAKIVAAIANARAARALPEGLDRLLWSYAPEPAARRLDVAEVPSTTPTSTRMARDLKRLGFSFVGPTTAYALMQATGMVFDHPPTCWRWAAYPHAS, via the coding sequence ATGGCCGGCGCGACGGAGATGACCGGGTCCGCCACACCTGCACCAGATGTTTGCGGCGGCACCCAGCGGCGGACGGAGGCGAGTGGCCCGACCAGCACCGCTGATCCGGTCGCGCCCAGCCCTCCCGGCGACGAGGGCAACGACGGGCGCCCGCGCTGCAGTTGGGCGACCTCCACCGAGGAGTACGTCCGCTACCACGACGAGGAGTGGGGAACCGAGCTCCACGGGGACGACGCGCTCTTCGAACGCCTGACGCTGGAGGCCTTCCAGTCCGGGCTGAGCTGGATCACCATCCTGCGGAAACGGGACAACTTCCGCGCCGCCTTCGCCGGATTCTCCATCGCCGAGGTCGCCGCCTTCACCGCGGCCGACGAGGAGCGTCTGATGGCCGACGCCGGTATCGTCCGCAATCGCGCGAAGATCGTCGCTGCCATCGCCAACGCCCGTGCGGCGAGGGCACTGCCCGAGGGTCTGGACCGACTGCTCTGGTCGTATGCGCCCGAGCCGGCGGCGCGACGACTCGATGTGGCGGAGGTGCCGTCGACCACCCCGACGTCGACACGGATGGCCAGGGACCTCAAGCGGCTGGGGTTCTCGTTCGTCGGGCCGACCACCGCCTATGCGTTGATGCAGGCGACCGGCATGGTCTTCGACCATCCGCCGACCTGTTGGCGTTGGGCCGCCTATCCCCACGCGTCCTGA
- a CDS encoding ATP-dependent helicase, with protein MTVRWSAVELSRALGQPHPPTPEQIAVIEAPLEPLLVVAGAGSGKTETMAARVVYLVANGLVAPEHVLGLTFTRKAAAQLLHRIRQRLAQLPETFESEPQVLTYHAFGGRLLGEYGALVGIEPQARVLTPTSSWQLASSVVRRWDSDLDTDLPPDLVTERLLQLSGVLADHLRTPGELADATDELAGLIADAPPAARQRNALHTKLVNLHARLTNRHGILPLVGAYSDAKQRTSSLDFGDQIQLAADLVARHPRVGEEIRDRYRVVLLDEYQDTGHAQRIILRGLFGSGSGRRGHPVTAVGDPCQSIYGWRGAAASNLPRFTTDFPSSDGTPAARASLLTSFRNPSRVLTIANAVSAPVRAEGIPVDELQPRAGAAAGDVRYGLFETVNDEDVWVADTIAAHWQAALDTGQRPPTTAVLFRRRSSIAPLAAALTARGVPVEVPGLAGLLSEPEVAEVVSVLRVLVDPTAGNAAVRVLTGARWAIGLADVTALQRRAGVLTGRRAAGAGARLGRDSVHEAIQQAVTDDIEYASLLDALADPGPAADYSPAGHDRIRRLGAELDRLRRRLSMPLTDLVVEIERQIGLDVEVALARGRGRANLDAFAEVVADFVSGGGGRSVPADADEIAGMRTGQALDLLSFLDVAADREEGLELTEIEQDGDAVQLVTVHAAKGLEWELVAVPHLAQGVFPSARSSTWLTDDSYLPPHLRGDHLDLPVLDLPPGADQGAIAAAVEKHKEDWKSEQLVEERRLLYVALTRAEHTLLMSSHWWSRTTAKPRGPSEFFTEVLPAIGGEAVQWVSAPTATENPLTEISVTGSWPVDPLGTRRPAVEEGAQLVRLAQHFAPPVGLGQPAALPGAAADPDGWDRDVDALLAERRAARERRQHVPLPDSVSVSALVAMASDPGRLARQLRRPVPQPPAIAARRGTAFHSWLEHHYAGDALLDIDELPGSDDRDALPDEMLDVLREAFLASPWAARTPHAQEVSFSTVIDDLPVRGRIDAIFADADGGWTVIDWKTGRVPVGDATAAVSVQLAVYRLAWAELSGSPLDQVRAAFHYVAEGVTVAPSDLLGAADLVAMIRNATSAEPTVAADVAPSLV; from the coding sequence ATGACTGTGCGGTGGTCCGCGGTCGAGCTGTCCCGGGCACTGGGCCAACCTCACCCGCCGACGCCCGAGCAGATCGCGGTCATCGAGGCTCCGCTCGAGCCGCTGCTCGTCGTCGCCGGAGCGGGCTCCGGCAAGACCGAGACGATGGCCGCCCGGGTGGTCTATCTGGTCGCCAACGGTCTGGTGGCGCCCGAGCACGTGCTGGGACTGACCTTCACGCGCAAGGCGGCCGCGCAGTTGCTGCACCGGATCCGTCAGCGCCTGGCGCAACTCCCGGAGACCTTCGAGAGCGAGCCGCAGGTCCTGACCTACCACGCGTTCGGCGGTCGGCTGCTGGGCGAGTACGGCGCGCTCGTGGGCATCGAACCGCAGGCCCGGGTGCTGACGCCGACGAGCAGCTGGCAGCTCGCCAGCTCGGTGGTGCGCCGGTGGGATTCCGACCTGGACACCGATCTCCCCCCCGATCTCGTCACCGAGCGACTGCTGCAGTTGTCCGGCGTGCTGGCCGATCACCTGCGGACACCCGGCGAGCTGGCGGACGCGACCGACGAGCTCGCGGGTCTGATCGCCGACGCACCCCCCGCCGCTCGTCAACGCAACGCGCTGCACACCAAGCTGGTCAACCTGCATGCCCGGTTGACCAACCGGCACGGCATCCTGCCGTTGGTGGGTGCCTACAGCGACGCCAAGCAGCGGACCAGCTCGCTGGACTTCGGCGACCAGATACAGCTCGCCGCAGACTTGGTGGCCCGGCATCCCCGTGTCGGCGAGGAGATCAGGGACAGGTACCGGGTCGTCCTGCTCGACGAGTACCAGGACACCGGACACGCCCAACGCATCATCCTGCGGGGCCTGTTCGGCTCGGGATCCGGCCGTCGCGGACATCCGGTCACCGCCGTCGGTGACCCCTGTCAGAGCATTTACGGGTGGCGGGGCGCGGCGGCGTCGAACCTGCCGCGGTTCACCACCGACTTCCCGTCGTCGGACGGGACACCGGCCGCACGGGCGTCGCTGCTCACGAGCTTCCGCAACCCGTCGCGGGTGCTGACCATCGCCAATGCCGTGTCGGCGCCGGTGCGCGCCGAAGGCATCCCCGTGGACGAACTGCAGCCACGGGCCGGTGCGGCCGCCGGTGATGTGCGGTACGGACTCTTCGAGACGGTGAACGACGAGGACGTCTGGGTGGCGGACACGATCGCCGCCCACTGGCAGGCCGCGCTCGACACCGGGCAGCGGCCGCCGACGACCGCCGTCCTCTTCCGCCGTCGGTCCAGCATCGCTCCATTGGCAGCCGCTCTGACCGCGCGCGGTGTACCCGTCGAGGTCCCCGGGCTGGCCGGTCTGCTGAGCGAACCCGAGGTCGCCGAGGTGGTCAGCGTGCTGCGGGTGCTGGTGGATCCGACCGCCGGCAACGCCGCTGTGCGGGTGCTCACCGGTGCCCGATGGGCGATCGGGCTCGCCGACGTGACCGCACTGCAACGCCGGGCGGGCGTTCTCACCGGCCGTCGGGCCGCCGGCGCAGGCGCGCGCCTGGGACGGGACTCGGTTCACGAGGCGATCCAGCAGGCGGTGACCGACGACATCGAGTACGCCTCCCTGCTCGACGCGCTCGCCGACCCCGGACCTGCCGCCGACTACTCGCCGGCGGGTCATGACCGGATCCGGCGCCTCGGTGCCGAGCTCGACCGGTTGCGACGCCGACTCTCGATGCCGCTGACCGACCTGGTGGTCGAGATCGAGCGGCAGATCGGGCTCGACGTCGAGGTCGCCCTCGCCCGGGGCCGCGGGCGTGCCAACCTCGACGCTTTCGCCGAGGTGGTCGCCGACTTCGTCAGCGGCGGTGGCGGGCGCTCCGTCCCTGCGGACGCCGACGAGATCGCCGGGATGCGCACCGGGCAGGCGTTGGACCTCCTGAGCTTCCTCGACGTGGCCGCCGACCGTGAGGAGGGCCTCGAGCTGACCGAGATCGAGCAGGACGGCGACGCCGTTCAACTCGTGACCGTGCACGCCGCCAAAGGCCTCGAATGGGAGCTTGTCGCCGTCCCGCACCTGGCTCAAGGGGTGTTCCCGAGCGCCCGCAGCAGTACCTGGCTCACCGACGATAGCTACCTGCCGCCACACCTACGTGGCGACCACCTGGACCTGCCGGTGCTCGACCTACCGCCGGGGGCCGACCAGGGGGCCATCGCCGCCGCCGTGGAGAAGCACAAGGAGGACTGGAAGTCCGAGCAGCTGGTGGAGGAGCGCCGGCTGTTGTACGTGGCGTTGACCAGGGCCGAGCACACCCTGCTGATGTCGTCGCACTGGTGGTCCCGGACCACGGCGAAGCCCCGCGGCCCGTCCGAATTCTTCACCGAGGTGTTGCCGGCGATCGGCGGTGAGGCCGTGCAGTGGGTCTCTGCGCCCACCGCAACCGAGAACCCGCTCACCGAGATCTCCGTGACCGGGAGCTGGCCGGTGGACCCGCTCGGTACGCGTCGCCCCGCGGTCGAGGAGGGCGCGCAACTCGTGCGGCTGGCCCAGCACTTCGCGCCGCCGGTCGGCCTCGGGCAGCCGGCGGCGCTTCCGGGCGCCGCTGCCGATCCCGACGGATGGGACCGTGACGTCGATGCGTTGCTGGCCGAGCGCCGCGCCGCTCGTGAGCGGCGGCAGCACGTGCCGCTACCGGACTCGGTGTCGGTGTCCGCGCTGGTCGCGATGGCTTCCGACCCGGGTCGGCTGGCCCGCCAGCTGCGCCGGCCGGTCCCGCAGCCGCCGGCGATCGCCGCCCGGCGGGGCACGGCCTTCCACAGCTGGCTGGAGCACCACTACGCCGGCGACGCCCTGCTGGACATCGACGAGCTGCCGGGGTCCGACGACCGGGACGCACTGCCCGACGAGATGCTCGACGTCCTGCGGGAGGCGTTCCTCGCGTCCCCGTGGGCTGCGCGGACACCCCACGCCCAGGAGGTCTCGTTCTCCACCGTGATCGACGACCTGCCCGTGCGCGGACGGATCGACGCGATCTTCGCCGACGCCGACGGCGGCTGGACGGTCATCGACTGGAAGACCGGTCGGGTTCCTGTCGGTGACGCCACCGCTGCGGTTTCGGTGCAACTGGCGGTCTACCGGCTCGCGTGGGCCGAGCTCAGCGGATCCCCCTTGGACCAGGTCCGGGCCGCGTTCCACTACGTCGCCGAGGGGGTCACCGTCGCGCCGAGTGATCTGCTGGGGGCTGCGGACCTCGTTGCCATGATCCGGAACGCGACCTCGGCCGAACCGACCGTCGCAGCCGACGTGGCACCATCACTGGTGTGA
- the ligD gene encoding non-homologous end-joining DNA ligase, protein MATKAPSIEITVGERVVRISNPDRVYFSARGETKLDLVRYYESVGDGIVRALRERPCMMHRFPDGVDGEKVHQKRLPRGAPDWVQTVQLYFPRFKRTADELCVTELASVVWSVQMSCVEFHPWNTRRGAVELPDEWRIDLDPGPECDYERVRRVAHVAHEVLDELGAVGFPKTSGGKGIHIYVRIPPLLGFGDVRRGALAFAREVERRVPDEVTTTWWRKDRDPAKLFIDYNQNARDHTIAAAYSVRGTPEGRVSTPVRWDEIDEALPGDFTIATVPARFAALGDLHAGIDDAVFDPSPLLEWADRDERDGAEPPAEPDVVQLD, encoded by the coding sequence ATGGCGACCAAGGCCCCGTCCATCGAGATCACCGTGGGGGAGCGCGTCGTCCGGATCAGCAACCCGGACCGGGTGTACTTCTCCGCGCGCGGCGAGACCAAGCTCGATCTGGTCCGCTACTACGAGAGCGTCGGTGACGGCATCGTCCGGGCGCTGCGGGAGCGGCCGTGCATGATGCACCGCTTCCCCGACGGTGTCGACGGCGAGAAGGTCCACCAGAAGCGGTTGCCCCGTGGCGCACCCGACTGGGTGCAGACGGTCCAGCTGTACTTCCCGCGGTTCAAGCGCACCGCGGACGAACTGTGTGTCACCGAGTTGGCCAGTGTCGTCTGGTCGGTGCAGATGTCGTGCGTGGAGTTCCACCCGTGGAACACCCGCCGCGGCGCCGTCGAGCTGCCCGACGAATGGCGCATCGACCTCGATCCCGGCCCGGAGTGCGACTACGAGCGCGTCCGCCGGGTCGCGCACGTGGCGCACGAGGTGCTCGACGAACTCGGTGCCGTCGGGTTCCCCAAGACGTCCGGGGGCAAGGGCATCCACATCTACGTGCGGATACCGCCGCTGCTCGGCTTCGGTGACGTGCGCCGCGGCGCGTTGGCGTTCGCCCGCGAGGTCGAGCGACGCGTTCCCGACGAGGTGACCACCACGTGGTGGCGCAAGGACCGCGACCCGGCGAAGCTGTTCATCGACTACAACCAGAACGCGCGCGACCACACCATCGCCGCCGCCTACTCGGTCCGGGGCACCCCGGAGGGTCGGGTCAGCACGCCGGTGCGGTGGGACGAGATCGACGAGGCGCTGCCGGGTGATTTCACCATCGCCACCGTGCCGGCCCGCTTCGCCGCACTCGGTGACCTGCACGCCGGGATCGACGACGCCGTGTTCGACCCGTCGCCGCTGCTGGAGTGGGCCGACCGCGACGAACGGGACGGTGCGGAGCCGCCGGCCGAGCCGGACGTGGTCCAGCTCGACTGA
- a CDS encoding DUF6191 domain-containing protein has translation MGPLGEIFNPGMRHEIEERRSKALRREEDGNARDADLRIDLESGFVNITAPPAAPAADDADDKPSAKVTPTTKNARRS, from the coding sequence GTGGGACCACTGGGAGAGATCTTCAATCCCGGCATGCGGCACGAGATCGAGGAACGTCGGTCGAAGGCGCTGCGCCGGGAGGAAGACGGCAACGCGCGCGACGCGGATCTACGGATCGACCTCGAATCCGGATTCGTGAACATCACGGCGCCGCCGGCGGCCCCGGCTGCGGACGACGCGGACGACAAGCCGTCCGCCAAGGTCACCCCCACCACCAAGAACGCCCGGCGCAGCTGA
- a CDS encoding SRPBCC family protein — protein MSRHVSVEATVTVPVSAERAFAELLDAEGQGRWMLGTSIYPVDGEVAAPEVGSRLVAFTGVLGFGILDTMEVTEHVPGRRWVVAHHGNVIKGSGVFSVDPEPGPTDRAVVRWAEELDLPFGVIGRLGWPIVKPAVRWGLQKSLDSFAAMLARG, from the coding sequence ATGTCCCGCCATGTCTCCGTCGAAGCCACGGTCACCGTTCCAGTGAGTGCCGAGCGCGCCTTCGCCGAACTCCTCGACGCCGAAGGGCAGGGCCGATGGATGCTCGGCACCTCCATCTACCCGGTGGATGGTGAGGTTGCGGCGCCAGAGGTCGGCTCGCGGCTGGTCGCCTTCACCGGCGTCCTCGGGTTCGGGATTCTCGACACCATGGAGGTGACCGAACACGTGCCCGGCCGCCGGTGGGTGGTCGCACACCACGGCAACGTCATCAAGGGCAGCGGCGTCTTCTCCGTCGATCCGGAGCCGGGGCCGACCGACCGTGCGGTCGTGCGGTGGGCGGAGGAACTCGATCTGCCGTTCGGCGTCATCGGGCGTCTCGGCTGGCCGATCGTGAAACCCGCAGTGCGCTGGGGTCTGCAGAAGTCCCTCGACTCCTTCGCTGCGATGCTGGCCCGCGGCTGA
- a CDS encoding D-alanyl-D-alanine carboxypeptidase family protein, producing the protein MPRYRGIPVCAVLSLMAGCAAAAAVPATSTVQTTATATASVTATTVETSLVTATTTVTSVVQTTPGRPDPGAAGPDGGPTCPVDPAYHDEDTDGLAAEVIAAWTEAETAAAAAGVTMCVNDGKRSRAQQQATYDDYVDRHGAAAAEQYVLPPDRSAHVAGYAVDVQPAASAAWLEATNGSLGFCRMYDNEVWHFEFAETFRLGCPPRRAAPQG; encoded by the coding sequence GTGCCGCGCTACCGAGGGATCCCCGTCTGTGCGGTGCTGTCGCTGATGGCGGGCTGTGCGGCCGCCGCCGCCGTTCCGGCGACGTCCACGGTGCAGACCACCGCCACCGCAACCGCTTCGGTGACCGCTACCACGGTGGAGACCTCGCTGGTCACCGCCACGACCACCGTGACCTCCGTCGTCCAGACCACGCCCGGCCGCCCCGACCCGGGCGCGGCCGGGCCTGACGGCGGTCCCACCTGCCCGGTCGACCCGGCCTACCACGACGAGGACACCGACGGGCTGGCCGCCGAGGTGATCGCCGCCTGGACGGAGGCGGAGACCGCGGCCGCCGCCGCCGGCGTGACGATGTGCGTCAACGACGGCAAACGCAGCCGTGCTCAGCAGCAGGCCACCTACGACGACTACGTCGACCGGCACGGGGCGGCCGCCGCCGAGCAGTACGTCCTGCCGCCCGACCGATCCGCCCACGTCGCCGGTTACGCCGTCGACGTGCAACCCGCAGCGTCGGCGGCGTGGCTGGAGGCGACGAACGGGTCCCTGGGGTTCTGCCGGATGTACGACAACGAGGTCTGGCACTTCGAGTTCGCCGAGACCTTCCGGCTGGGCTGCCCGCCGCGCCGGGCGGCACCACAGGGCTGA
- a CDS encoding DivIVA domain-containing protein has product MTTVLQYLVIAAVIGLVLFGLALLLFGRGERLSALPARTSPARLPERGIRGADVREVRFALALRGYRMSDVDWTLERLADELDRTRQELALATGSADSDPGRGDLGRTELERTDVDHAGAETSEDGYPMAGHAEAGVDRDLVVSATATGDSGGDGATDDRPASLTVWSGGTSAAPVTTLGASTATTDVVGEPPTSPAPTDGMPHRHPRPTDGANS; this is encoded by the coding sequence GTGACGACCGTCCTCCAGTACCTCGTGATCGCCGCCGTGATCGGGCTGGTGCTGTTCGGACTCGCACTGCTGTTGTTCGGTCGTGGGGAGCGACTGTCGGCGCTGCCCGCCCGGACGTCGCCGGCTCGACTGCCGGAGCGGGGCATCCGGGGCGCCGACGTCCGGGAGGTGCGCTTCGCGCTCGCCCTCCGCGGTTACCGGATGTCCGACGTCGACTGGACCCTCGAGCGACTCGCCGACGAACTCGATCGCACCCGACAGGAGCTGGCGCTGGCAACCGGCTCGGCGGACTCGGACCCAGGGCGCGGCGATCTCGGGCGCACCGAACTCGAGCGCACTGATGTCGACCACGCCGGGGCCGAAACCTCCGAAGACGGCTACCCTATGGCCGGCCATGCGGAGGCGGGCGTCGACCGGGACCTCGTCGTCAGCGCCACCGCGACCGGTGACAGCGGCGGCGACGGCGCTACCGATGACCGTCCCGCGTCCCTGACCGTTTGGTCGGGCGGCACATCCGCCGCGCCGGTGACCACTCTCGGAGCGTCGACCGCGACCACCGACGTCGTGGGGGAGCCGCCCACCTCGCCTGCCCCCACCGACGGAATGCCGCACCGGCACCCCCGCCCGACCGACGGTGCCAACTCGTGA
- a CDS encoding SDR family NAD(P)-dependent oxidoreductase, with translation MRPTVLITGATAGLGRYLTTLLAGMDWTVLAHGRDRRKLAELGASIPGDVQPLCADLASSAQVRTLARAVRRRTKRLDVLVNNAGIGFGAPSDQREVSPDGHELRIQVNYLAPVLLTRLLTPLLVSSAPSRVINIGSLGQQAIDQQDLEYEHDWNGTAAYRRSKLALAAFTFDLADELRGRVAVNCIHPASYMATTMVLDAGISPRTTIAEGAEAVMRLIVEPGAASVTGRFYDGLQRTEAHPEAYDLEFRRWLRQQTAVMLTDSD, from the coding sequence ATGCGGCCCACCGTGTTGATCACCGGCGCCACCGCGGGCCTCGGCCGGTATCTGACCACTCTCCTGGCCGGCATGGACTGGACGGTGCTGGCCCACGGCCGGGACCGCCGCAAGCTCGCGGAACTCGGCGCATCCATCCCCGGTGACGTCCAGCCGCTGTGCGCCGACCTCGCCTCGTCCGCGCAGGTGCGCACGTTGGCCAGGGCCGTCCGCCGACGCACGAAGCGTCTCGACGTGCTCGTCAACAATGCGGGCATCGGCTTCGGTGCGCCCTCGGACCAGCGCGAGGTCTCTCCCGACGGCCACGAACTGCGGATTCAGGTCAACTATCTGGCACCGGTGCTGTTGACCCGCCTGCTCACTCCGCTGCTCGTGTCGTCGGCGCCTTCCCGCGTGATCAACATCGGCTCGCTCGGGCAGCAAGCGATCGACCAGCAGGACCTCGAGTACGAGCACGACTGGAACGGGACGGCGGCGTACCGCCGTTCCAAGCTGGCGCTCGCCGCCTTCACCTTCGACCTCGCGGACGAACTCCGCGGGAGGGTGGCGGTCAACTGCATCCATCCGGCGTCCTACATGGCCACGACGATGGTGCTCGACGCCGGTATCTCGCCGCGCACCACCATCGCGGAGGGCGCCGAGGCCGTGATGCGACTGATCGTCGAGCCCGGGGCGGCATCGGTGACCGGGCGGTTCTACGACGGCCTGCAGCGCACCGAGGCGCACCCGGAGGCCTACGATCTCGAGTTCCGCCGCTGGCTACGGCAACAGACCGCGGTGATGCTCACCGACAGTGACTGA
- the glgA gene encoding glycogen synthase, whose protein sequence is MHIAILTREFPPDVYGGAGVHVDYLVRELRTLIDVDVHAWGDDRPGARGHHADPVLADANAALQTLSVDLSMAAAAGHVALLHSHTWYANMAGHIGKLLHGVPHVVTAHSLEPHRPWKAEQLAGGYRVSSWAEKTAYEGADAIIAVSAKMRRDIIEAYPALDPDRVHVILNGIDTQIYRPVEDRDFLLQNGVDLDRPIVAFVGRITRQKGVKHLIAAAHHFAPEVQLVLCAGAPDTPDIAAETKTAIEELQAARDGVVWLNGMLTLPQVKEVLSAADIFACPSIYEPLGIVNLEAMACNAAVVASDVGGIPEVVKDGVTGILVHYDADQPAQFEADIAARVNELAADPQRARAMAQAGRDRAVDEFSWLTIAEQTVDLYRTLL, encoded by the coding sequence ATGCACATCGCGATCCTGACCCGTGAGTTCCCGCCCGACGTCTACGGCGGCGCCGGGGTCCACGTCGACTACCTGGTCCGCGAACTCCGCACGCTCATCGACGTCGACGTGCACGCCTGGGGCGACGACCGTCCCGGCGCCCGCGGCCACCACGCCGACCCGGTGCTGGCCGACGCGAACGCCGCGCTGCAGACGCTGTCGGTGGACCTGTCGATGGCCGCCGCCGCCGGTCACGTCGCGCTGCTGCACTCCCACACCTGGTACGCCAACATGGCCGGGCACATCGGCAAGCTGCTGCACGGCGTCCCGCACGTGGTGACCGCGCACTCGCTGGAGCCACACCGTCCGTGGAAGGCCGAACAGCTCGCCGGCGGGTACCGGGTGTCGTCGTGGGCGGAGAAGACGGCCTACGAGGGCGCGGACGCGATCATCGCGGTGTCGGCGAAGATGCGCCGCGACATCATCGAGGCCTACCCGGCCCTGGATCCCGACCGGGTGCACGTCATCCTCAACGGCATCGACACGCAGATCTACCGGCCGGTCGAGGACCGCGACTTCCTGCTGCAGAACGGCGTGGACCTGGACCGGCCCATCGTCGCGTTCGTCGGCCGGATCACCCGGCAGAAGGGCGTCAAGCACCTCATCGCCGCCGCCCACCACTTCGCTCCCGAGGTGCAGCTGGTGCTCTGCGCCGGCGCGCCGGACACCCCCGACATCGCGGCGGAGACCAAGACCGCCATCGAGGAGCTGCAGGCAGCCCGGGACGGCGTCGTCTGGCTCAACGGCATGCTGACCCTTCCGCAGGTCAAGGAGGTGCTGTCGGCGGCGGACATCTTCGCCTGCCCCTCGATCTACGAGCCGCTGGGCATCGTCAACCTGGAGGCCATGGCCTGCAACGCGGCCGTGGTGGCCAGTGACGTCGGCGGCATCCCCGAGGTCGTCAAGGACGGCGTCACCGGCATCCTGGTGCACTACGACGCCGACCAGCCGGCCCAGTTCGAAGCCGACATCGCCGCCCGGGTCAACGAACTCGCCGCCGACCCGCAGCGCGCCCGCGCCATGGCCCAGGCCGGCCGGGACCGGGCGGTGGACGAGTTCAGTTGGCTCACCATCGCCGAGCAGACGGTCGACCTGTACCGCACGCTGCTCTGA
- a CDS encoding DUF3117 domain-containing protein produces MAAMKPRTGDGPLEVTKEGRGIVMRVPLEGGGRLVVEISADEASALGDALKAVVS; encoded by the coding sequence ATGGCGGCCATGAAGCCCCGCACGGGAGATGGACCTCTCGAGGTGACGAAGGAGGGGCGCGGCATCGTCATGCGCGTGCCTCTGGAAGGCGGTGGCCGCCTCGTCGTCGAGATCTCGGCCGACGAGGCGTCGGCACTCGGCGACGCACTCAAGGCCGTCGTCAGCTGA